The nucleotide sequence TTGTGAGTGCTGGACGTGTGTTTGACTATCGCTTAAGTGAGGGTTTTGCGTGAGCTGCAAAAATAAACTTATCAGCTTGGAATTGATGGGTAGGCTACAAACAGGCGATGTTTTGGCAATTAAGTTTTTGTAGTGTTGAACTAAGTCTGTACCACAAAAACTTAGGTAAATGAATTCCCAGTGGGAGTCCATGGAATCAAAGAAGTATTCGTGATCATCCGGACTTGTGACTAACATGGCTTGATGAGGTTGAATAGTGTAAGTCGTATTATTGATTCTTAGCTTACCAGAGCCGGATAAAGTGTATTGCCAAATGGCTGTTTCCAACTTACCACGTTTCAGGCCATGCCACCTGTAGTCGCTGGAAACGACTCTTTCTCGACCGAAGTTTAATAATTTATAAGGAAGCTCAAAATTTATATTATTAAAGGATAAGTTGGTGTTTCCATATTGAACATGATTAATTTCATTAAGCATAATTTTACCATATATAGCATTTTTTTAATATTTAAACGATAAAAAATATTTGTAAAGTTAGGGCATAATAATTTAAGGAAAAAAAGTATGCCCGTTAAAGAATTATCGTGTTTTAGTTCCCATGATACTGAATTTGTTTATTTTATAAACGAGGATCAGACCGTGGGCTTTAGTCTTTATCCAAGAGCCAAAAATACTGAGCTTGTTGAACATCGTGAAAATATAAATGATCTAGCCACATCCGTCCCCATTATCAAGGTCTTTGGAGGTGATTGGCCAGCTTATAATGTTCATGATTTAGTTCAGATTAAGTGTGTAGGGGAGGTGTCTCCTGGGGCCTTTAGTGCGGGCAGTAGTATGCGTAGCACGGAAAGTAATTTACTATTTCAAGATCAGCGACTTGAAGGAAATGAGGTGATTACGGTCTTGAAACACAAAGACTTTAATTTAGAAGTGGAGCACAAGTTGGAGTTTAATTATGAAGATGATTATGTGCTCCTGTCATCTAAAGTGATTAATCGAGGTGAAACTGAAGTGAAGTTAGAGAATTTAAGTTCATTTTGCCTCGATGGTCTTTCGCCTTTTCATAAAGAAGATGGCGAGGGGGCTTATTATTTTCATAGGTTTTTAAGTACTTGGTCAGCCGAAGGTAGGCACGAAGTACGTTCTGTTGAGGATTGTAACTTTGAGAGGTCGTGGACTGGTCACGGCGCTAGGACAATGCGTTATGGTCAAGTGGGATCTATGCCTGTTAAGGATTATCCTGAATCCGTGATGGAGCATGCCTAGAGTTCTTAAGTCGTGTTTTTAACACTCAAAACAGATGTTTTGACAGAGCCATGGCCCATCTTTCTCAAACTCCCACTAAACGTGGATATCCAATGACAGGAGAGCTCATTTTGAGTCCTTTATTGGGATATGTCAACACAGTTAGGTAAGGGTGATTCCTATTTAGAATCCCTTATTAGATGAGTGTGAATATGATGTGATTTAGAGGCTAATTGATATCTTTTTATAAACATCAAACCATGGTGAAGACCTCCCGAATTTAAGTGTTTCGTTATGAGCGTGTTTTACATGTTTGCAGGCAATGAAAATCAAATCACGAATGATGCTTCGCAGGCGTCGACGCTGAACGGTGATTTTAACTGGAGCTAAGTTTTTGTACTTAATGAGAGCAGTTCCAATCACACGTAGGATGTTAAACGCAAGCATGGAGCAGTGTAGGTATATTTGATTAGCGTCGAATTTTCCCGAAGGTAACCGCTCAACATTCATATCTGTTTTTAGTTCGCTATGGTATTGTTCACTGGTCGCATGATCTTGATACAGTTCAATTATCTCCTGTGCTTCCAGTGGTAGGTTGGTCCAATAAGTATCCACTTTGACCTCAGGTATTAGTAGTGGATTCCCATCTGAATCAATGGTAGTTTCTGTGACTTTAAAAATGACTGGGACAACCTCGCGATCTTTCTTATTGCCAGGGTGTTTGTGATGAACTTCACCCACGTAAATATTTTTCCCCTCGCGTGACTCAAGTTTTCGACCGACGGCACGGGCCATCGCTAGCCATTGCCCACGGTTTTCTCGACGGAGATTACGCTTAATGATGAAGTTGTGTTCATCCGGTAAATGATCAAAATTAATCTCAGCGTCGCATTGCTTTTGGCCCAGGTCAATCCTACTGGTGCCACCCCCGTGGTTTGCATCTCGAAATAGAGAACTTGCAATGCTATATAGACTCTGGGAAAAGCTTTAAAGTTTATTTGATGTGTCATTCACCCGAAAATTTAGATTGGGAATATGAACTCACCGTCAAAAGTGGCTTTAAAGAACTGAGTCAATTCACTCAGCTTTGGACTATCTCTAAAGTGCGTAATCAGCAAGCCATCATCAGCTTCGAATTTGACCCAAAAGAGCTGGAAATTGATGCACTGAGAATCGGTCTACGCTCCAATCAAACCGCGGTGCTCAACGATTGGTTCCAGAACAAGGGCTTTATTGCCTGCCTGCAAGCTTTGTGGATCACCGAGTAAATTATAGTACTCATGTAATAATTGAAAAGGAAAAGTGATTTAGTTAAATAATCGAACTTAGACTTACCCAGCGAAGCAGTAGGTGGGGGCAGCTTTGGCGTCGACTTTTACTGAGAAAAGCTTACCTGCATTGACTTCGTCTTCCATTCCTACTGCAGCGGTGGTGATGAAGAGGGTGTCGCCATCTTTACCGCCTAGAGCACAGGCGCTGACTTGGCTAGCTCCTGGGATGTGTACTTGGGCTAATTCTTCACCATCGGGAGAGATGCGGCGCACCATGGACTCACCCCAAAAAGCTACCCATAGGCAACCTTCTTGATCCAGGCACATACCATCGGGGAAGCCACCTTCTGGCCCCACGTCAAAGAGGATGTGCTTATTGCTTATGGAGCCAGTGGCTTGGTCGTAATCAAAGCGGTGGATTTGTTTAGTTGGAGAATCGATGTAGTACATTTTATCACCGTCCCAGCAAATGCCATTAGAAATGGTGATCTTGTCTAATTTCTCACTGAGCTCAGCAGTGGCTTCTAAGCAATAAAGTTTCGCAATTTCGGGTTCGGTCTCATAGCCAATCGTTCCCGCCCAAAAACGACCAACAGGATCGCATTTACCATCGTTAAAACGAACTTGGGAATTGTTTTGTTCAGGTAAATTAATGGGGGTGAGTTCTTTTGTTTCTTCGTTAAAGGAATAAAAACCATCAGGTGTAGTGATCACCAGTCCACCACTCGCTCTCTTAACGACAGTGGAGACATGGGGGATTTCTGCAAGAACTTGATTCTGTTCCGTTTCGGGATCAAAATATTGTAGTTTATTGCCGAGAATATCTACCCATAAAAGAGCTTGCTTGTCTTGGTCCCAGAGGGGGCCTTCGCCTAATTGAGCTTTATCCTCTAAACAAACTTGTGCCTGATAGTTTTTCATCTTTTTCCTTTTGTAACTTTGTTTCTTGGTGAAGGAGATGCACTGTTGAACTCTGACGTGTTAGATAGGTATGCTTCGCAGACGAGGGGGGATTCTATCCCCCTCGAGCTCCCCCAGCAAAGACTTGCCAGTCTTTGAACTGGCGACTAGTGGTGCTGCGCACCACATCAATTAATAATGAGTCAGGAGATTTTAAGCTTGGTAGGCTCTGAAGGTTTGTTTAGAAGAACCCAGACCCTCGATACCTAATTCCACCACGTCGCCATCCTTGAGGTATTGTTGTGGATTAAAGCCAAAGCCAACACCCGCTGGCGTGCCTGTAGAGATCACGTCACCAGCCTCTAAAGTCATGAAACGACTGAGGTAAGAAATGATGTAGGGAATATCGAAAATGAGGTTAGCCGTTGTGCCATCCTGTTTTGTTTCGCCATTGACTGTCAACCACATTTTAAGATTGTTGACATCTGAAATTTCATCGGCAGTAGCAATGTAGGGGCCGAGGGGAGCAAAGGTATCGCAACTCTTGCCCTTAACCCATTGACCGCCCATTTCCAGCTGGAAAGCACGCTCAGAAACATCGTTGTGAAGCACATAACCACCGAGGTAGTCCAAGGCTTCTTCCTGTGAAACGTAAGAGGCATCTTTACCCATGACAAAGGCGAGCTCCACTTCCCAGTCGGTTTTTTCCGAATCTTTTGGGATGATAACATCGTCATTGGGGCCAACAAGTGAGCTGGTAGCTTTGAAAAAGACCACGGGTTCTGCAGGGATGGCCATATTTGATTCTTCAGCGTGATCTTTGAAGTTTAAGCCAATGCAAATGATTTTGCCAGGACGTTTAACTGGAGCGCCTAAACGCACATCAGAGGCTACACTTGGGCATTGAGATAAATCAGCTTGTGCGAGTTTGTTGAGGCCATCATTTTTGAAAAAGTCATAATCAAAATCAGCTACGATTGAGGTAACATCAATTCTTTTTCCATCTTCAAGTAATACACCAGGTTTCTCTGAACCCTTTTCACCAAAACGAATGAGTTTCATTGTTTTATTTTCCTTTTTTAGTTTAATTTTTTACTGCCAGTAATTAGTGAGTTTCACGTCAGGGTCTACAGGTACCTTTAGCCATATCATTTCTGGCAAGTTTAAGTTTTTTCTGTGGTGTTATAAATTAATTTTTAGCCTTAGTCGATACTCTCTGAATCGTAGGGAGCTTGACTGATTAGTTGACTCGTCATACCGCCGTCCACATAGATGTTTGTACCTGTAGTGGAGCTGGAGCGGTTACTGAGTAAGAAAGACACTGTGTAGCCAATCTCTTCTGGCTCACTGGGGCGACCAATAGGGATTTGTTGCTTCCAATAATCTAGGCATTCTTTTTCACTAGGTGCGGCTTCAATGATGTCCTGCCAAATATTCGTATTGCACAGACCCGGTGAGACGGTATTGATGCGTATGCCCTTGCTGCTCAATTCATTGACGACACTTTTCATAATGCCCAATAAGCCATTTTTTGTGGCGGCATAAGGGCCAGCGCCTGGTAAAGTTGCTTGATTGTGAACGCTGGAAATATTCACAATCGAACCCTTGATTTGATTTTCGATCCAGTATTTACAGAGTTTTTGCATAAAGAAAAAGACCCCTCGCAGATTGGTGTCGATGACCTTGTCCCAATCTTGCCTGGTAGTTTCCAGGAAAGGCTTAGCAAAATTGATTCCGGCATTATTGACAATACAGTCCACGCGACCCCATTTTTCAACGGCCTTATCGATGACATTTTGCTGAGCTTCATCACTGCATACATCGCAGGCGACGGCCAGAGCATTTGAACCCAGTTCATCCACGACTAATTGACAGGCTGCCTGTTCTAAGTCAGCAATGACAACTTTGGCTCCATCGGCGTGACAGGCACGGGCAATGCCTTTGCCGAGGCCATTAGCTGAACCGGTGACGATGACGACTTTTTCTTGTAATAGCATCTTGTGCTCCTTTAAAAATTAATAGGTTGCGCGACCACCACTAATATCGAAAGTGAAACCAGTGTTGAAGGCGGCTTCAGGCGAGCAAATATAAGCGCAGATGCTAGAGACTTCATCTAGTGTGCCACAACGCTTCATGGGTATTTTATCAGTCATGTACTTAACTTGATCATCTGGAATAGTTTCGATGAAGGCAGTGCGAATAACTGCTGGTGCTAAGCCATTAATGGTGATGCCTGTTTCGGCATATTCTTTACCAGCCGCTTTTACTAAGCCAATCACACCTGCTTTTGAAGTTGAGTAGCAAGTCATGCCAGCGTTACCTTCTTTACCGGCAATTGACGCGATGAGAAGAATACGACCATAATTGCGTTTTTCCATGATTTTTACGGCTGCTTTGGCAGTGAGGAATGAGCCCGTAAGGTTGATGGCATTAACTTTTTCAAAATCTGCTAAATCCACATCAGAGAAATTGATTTTTGTGGGGCCCACGATACCAGCGGAATTCACCATCACATCCAGTTGACCAAAAGTAGTTTCGATTTTATCAAAAGCGGCATTGACGCTTTCTTCTGAGGAGATGTCGCCTTGGCAAGTTAAAACTTCGTAGCCAGCGGCTTCGAATTCTGCTTTAGTTTTTTCTAAAAGTTCGGCATTGAAGTCAATGAGAGCAAGTTTTGCACCTTCCTCTGCGAAACGTTGAGCAATGGCTTTACCTAAGCCTGTAGCACCGCCAGTGATAGCAGCTACTTGATTTTCATATCTTTTCATAATTTTTTTCCTTAGTTATAATTTTCTGCTAAAAGAGTCATAATGTGTTGCACACGGAAGTTTTCATTGGGGAAATTGCGTTTTACAGAGGCTGACCATTGCTGCATGCAGATGGCATTGGCCGTTGTAATAATGACTTCTTGTCCCGTGTGTTTTTGGAGGAACAAGACTTTTTCGTCAATGATTTTTTCAGAGTTCTCTGCCTTTTCAATATTGTAGGTTCCAGCGGCACCACAACAGTCTTGGCAGGAGGGAGCATAAGTGACGTCTGAGCCCAAAATCTCCAGGACATTTTTTGGGATTTCCTGAACTCCCTGACCGTGATAGAGGTGGCAGGGCATATCGATGAAAATTTTGGCATTTTGAACTTTTTTGGGTTGCTTGAGTTCCATTTTACCCAAATAGGACAAGGCATCCATAACTGGACTCGCCAGGGCGTGTTGCAGGCTCAAGCCACAGCCGGCGGCATTGGTAAGAACAGCTTTATCTTTATTTTGATCAAAGACCGCCTGATTCTTTTGGTCTAATTTTTCTTTGTCTTTAAGGCCTGAATGTTCGTGAATGGCGCCACAGCATTGTTGTTCTTTGGGGACTTCAACTTGAATGCCATTAGCCGCCAATACATCGATGGTGGAAAAGTTGATCTCGGGATAAAAGTTCTCGGTGTGACAACCCGTGAAGAAACGTACCGATTCACCCTTGGCGCCTTCTCGTTTTTGCGCTTCTTTTGCATAGCTATAACTGGATTTAAATAGGCTTGTCTTACCCGGCGGAATGAGTGGGTCCACTTGAATGCCAGCATTGCGCAACCAGCGCATGGGTAGGGTGGCGGCTTTCATTAAAAATGGCTTTTTTGCTAAGCCCGCAATAGCTTTGACTTTTGGGTTAATTTTTTTGCCTTGTTCAACTTGCTTGATGCGCTGTTCCATGAGGATTTCTCCGTAGGGAACATTGGCGGGACAGGCTGTTTCACAAGCGAGGCAACCGAGGCATTCGCTGGTGTAGTGATTGATTTTTTCTGCTTGCTGAGTTCGACCTTCATCTTCTGCTCGCCACATGGCTAAGCGGCCACGAGGTGAGTTATTTTCGTTACCCGTGAGTTTGTAGGTTGGGCATTGATCTAAACAAAGACCGCAGTGAACGCAGTTCAGAAGCTTATTGGATTCCTGGGTCAGTAAATTTTGTATGCGTAATTCGTTGCTCATGGAGTTAATCCTAATTGCTCGAGGTATTTGTGGTGACTGGCCTCATTATTTGAATTGATAGCTGGGCTGTAGTTTTTACTTTTGATGAAACCGCCATCAATGGCGAGTTCCTGGTTCCATTGATCTATGACTTCTGGGCTTAAAGCCTGCTCAGATTTCCAGATGATACTGGCATTGCCATAGTGCAGGATTCCCGTACCTGCCAGCTCTTTTTGCATGAGCTCACACCACTGCATGCTATCGCTAATTTTACAGTGAATAACGGTGAGTTCATCCTTCATGCTAAAGGGGAAAGAATAGTCGTAGGCTGTGATTGAAAGCTGATTATTCTTTGCACGCTTTGCCATTTCTTGTAAGAGGACTTCGATCTCGGTCTGTTCACCATGAAAACTTACGTAGACTTCTTTTTGACTGTAATTGAGGTCCAGGACATCAATGGCAAGGGCCCAGGGGCTGCGGGCTAATGCCGAGCAAAAGGATAAGAGGTCTTCTAGCTCACCGTTGATTTTAACTGATTGAATTTTGTTGAGCGGGCGTAAACGCAGAACGAGATCTTTGGGCTCGAGTATTGACCAGCCGCCATAGGCGATAGCTCGAGTAAAGTCAAAGCCAGTGACATTTTTAACTACTCGGCCGCCGATGGAGATTTCTTGACCTTTGTAAGAAATGTTCATGCCTAGGATATTGTCAGCCCAAGAACCGTAAATCATGGAATAGCTCGAGATGGGGCTGAGTTTGAGCATGTCTAAAAGACTGGCATCATCATCCCAGGCTAAGGGGAAATAGAGCTGATCCTTTTCAATACTTGATTTAAGCTCAGAGAGTTTGATCTGAGCAGGGACACAAATAGACATGTCATCTGGATCATAAAAGTGCTTGAGTCGGGTCATTTTAGGCTTTCCTTTCGTGTTTGTGTGGAGCGCAACAACCGACAAAGGATCTTTGCGGGATGATTTTCCCTGGGTTCATTTGGTCGTTGATGTTGAGGGCACGGAGTAGGCTCATTTGAAAATCAATTTCTTCAGGAGAAAAAATTTGGTCGAGGTAACAGCTCTTATCATTTCCTAAGCCGTGTTCGCCAGATAGGGTGCCGCCTAGCTCAATGACTTTGGCGATGAGTTTATTGGAAAGAGTCTTGATGTTTTTCATTTCTTCAGGAACTCGATCGTCAAATAAAAAGTTGGGGTGCA is from Lentisphaera profundi and encodes:
- a CDS encoding fumarylacetoacetate hydrolase family protein — protein: MKLIRFGEKGSEKPGVLLEDGKRIDVTSIVADFDYDFFKNDGLNKLAQADLSQCPSVASDVRLGAPVKRPGKIICIGLNFKDHAEESNMAIPAEPVVFFKATSSLVGPNDDVIIPKDSEKTDWEVELAFVMGKDASYVSQEEALDYLGGYVLHNDVSERAFQLEMGGQWVKGKSCDTFAPLGPYIATADEISDVNNLKMWLTVNGETKQDGTTANLIFDIPYIISYLSRFMTLEAGDVISTGTPAGVGFGFNPQQYLKDGDVVELGIEGLGSSKQTFRAYQA
- a CDS encoding SDR family NAD(P)-dependent oxidoreductase; translation: MLLQEKVVIVTGSANGLGKGIARACHADGAKVVIADLEQAACQLVVDELGSNALAVACDVCSDEAQQNVIDKAVEKWGRVDCIVNNAGINFAKPFLETTRQDWDKVIDTNLRGVFFFMQKLCKYWIENQIKGSIVNISSVHNQATLPGAGPYAATKNGLLGIMKSVVNELSSKGIRINTVSPGLCNTNIWQDIIEAAPSEKECLDYWKQQIPIGRPSEPEEIGYTVSFLLSNRSSSTTGTNIYVDGGMTSQLISQAPYDSESID
- a CDS encoding (Fe-S)-binding protein — encoded protein: MSNELRIQNLLTQESNKLLNCVHCGLCLDQCPTYKLTGNENNSPRGRLAMWRAEDEGRTQQAEKINHYTSECLGCLACETACPANVPYGEILMEQRIKQVEQGKKINPKVKAIAGLAKKPFLMKAATLPMRWLRNAGIQVDPLIPPGKTSLFKSSYSYAKEAQKREGAKGESVRFFTGCHTENFYPEINFSTIDVLAANGIQVEVPKEQQCCGAIHEHSGLKDKEKLDQKNQAVFDQNKDKAVLTNAAGCGLSLQHALASPVMDALSYLGKMELKQPKKVQNAKIFIDMPCHLYHGQGVQEIPKNVLEILGSDVTYAPSCQDCCGAAGTYNIEKAENSEKIIDEKVLFLQKHTGQEVIITTANAICMQQWSASVKRNFPNENFRVQHIMTLLAENYN
- a CDS encoding SMP-30/gluconolactonase/LRE family protein gives rise to the protein MKNYQAQVCLEDKAQLGEGPLWDQDKQALLWVDILGNKLQYFDPETEQNQVLAEIPHVSTVVKRASGGLVITTPDGFYSFNEETKELTPINLPEQNNSQVRFNDGKCDPVGRFWAGTIGYETEPEIAKLYCLEATAELSEKLDKITISNGICWDGDKMYYIDSPTKQIHRFDYDQATGSISNKHILFDVGPEGGFPDGMCLDQEGCLWVAFWGESMVRRISPDGEELAQVHIPGASQVSACALGGKDGDTLFITTAAVGMEDEVNAGKLFSVKVDAKAAPTYCFAG
- a CDS encoding SDR family NAD(P)-dependent oxidoreductase, giving the protein MKRYENQVAAITGGATGLGKAIAQRFAEEGAKLALIDFNAELLEKTKAEFEAAGYEVLTCQGDISSEESVNAAFDKIETTFGQLDVMVNSAGIVGPTKINFSDVDLADFEKVNAINLTGSFLTAKAAVKIMEKRNYGRILLIASIAGKEGNAGMTCYSTSKAGVIGLVKAAGKEYAETGITINGLAPAVIRTAFIETIPDDQVKYMTDKIPMKRCGTLDEVSSICAYICSPEAAFNTGFTFDISGGRATY
- a CDS encoding AraC family transcriptional regulator, with the protein product MLNEINHVQYGNTNLSFNNINFELPYKLLNFGRERVVSSDYRWHGLKRGKLETAIWQYTLSGSGKLRINNTTYTIQPHQAMLVTSPDDHEYFFDSMDSHWEFIYLSFCGTDLVQHYKNLIAKTSPVCSLPINSKLISLFLQLTQNPHLSDSQTHVQHSQLCYQFIMELHQEILADKQKPLPQAIQNVLNHINHHLNQAISIDEMASVAKLSRYHFSRVFSKAIGISPNEYLIKTKMEYAQKLLFTQNLSVKQLAHECGYHDPSYFCKVFKKHFGHSPKADLS